Below is a genomic region from Granulibacter bethesdensis CGDNIH1.
CGGCCAGCGGCGGGTGCGGCTGGGCGGCGGTTTCACCGCGCGCTTCATCCAGCAGCAGCACCTGACGGCTTTTCATGGCGGTGGAGCGGCCGAGATGTTTTTCGACAATCCAGGTCGCCAGATCGGCCGCTCCACCGCCCCCCGCACAGGTGATGCGGTCGCCATCGACCAGAAACAGCCGGTCGGCCAGCACGGCCTGATCGGGAAATTCGTCGGTGAAGTCCTGATGATGATACCAGCTGACACAGGTCGTGCGGTCTTTCATCAATCCTGCCCGGCACAGCAGAAAGCTGCCGGTGCACAGACCGACCAGCGTCGTGCCGGCCCTGGCGGCGGATTGGAGGTAGGCAACCGTCTCCTGATCGAATGGACGCCCTGCATGCAGCAGGCCACCGACGACGACGATATAGTCCAGTTGTCTGGGATCGATGAAACCGGTGGTCGGGCCGATGGTGATGCCGCAACTGGCCGTGATCGTACCTGGGCGGCTGCCCATGATGGACCATTGGCAGCGGATCGGGCGGCTCATATCGCCTTCATCCGCCGCAAGGCGCAGGTGATCGACGAACAGGGAGAATGGCGCCAGCGTAAAGCTGTCCGCCATGACGAAGCCGACCGTCAACGCCCGGCGGCGTGGGGGATCAGCACTCGGTGAAGTTAACCGCAAGGCCACCTTGGCTGGTCTCCTTGTATTTGCTCTGCATGTCGGCACCGGTCTGGCGCATCGTCGCAATAACGCGGTCGAGGGAGATATGGTGCGTCCCGTCGCCGCGCATGGCCAGAGAGGCGGCGTTGATCGCCTTGATCGCGCCGAAAGCGTTCC
It encodes:
- a CDS encoding GlxA family transcriptional regulator, with translation MALRLTSPSADPPRRRALTVGFVMADSFTLAPFSLFVDHLRLAADEGDMSRPIRCQWSIMGSRPGTITASCGITIGPTTGFIDPRQLDYIVVVGGLLHAGRPFDQETVAYLQSAARAGTTLVGLCTGSFLLCRAGLMKDRTTCVSWYHHQDFTDEFPDQAVLADRLFLVDGDRITCAGGGGAADLATWIVEKHLGRSTAMKSRQVLLLDEARGETAAQPHPPLAAGVTDPRVRRALLIMEQNMAEPLPVSAIAERLELSARQLERLFAAAMQQKPAAVYRSLRLRFARFLLDNTQRSVTEIALDAGFSDCAHFSRLYKAAHGVAPSAARRNAPPAAESNDPLPERDSLTSSRIYADSL